One genomic window of Melanotaenia boesemani isolate fMelBoe1 chromosome 20, fMelBoe1.pri, whole genome shotgun sequence includes the following:
- the eml1 gene encoding echinoderm microtubule-associated protein-like 1 isoform X3: protein MEDGFSSYSSLYDTSSLLQFCNDDSASAASSMEVTDRIASLEQRVQMQEDEIQLLKSALADVVRRLNLSEEQQAMGSRRGPTKDPAMMKKSPSADSSVAKPARPMIATLPLRPTVNNGTILPKKGSGTLPSPSGSGSRKDTSTAANKSSTVRRANSNEHVGTLTRKDSGDSKGNRTRTGSTGSNSSGKRSDSKQRDPVFNAGMRRVTHCKEEGYVKMFLKGRPITMYMPKDQMDSYCLEARTELPNNKLKLDWVYGYRGRDCRSNLYLLPTGETVYFIASVVVLFNVDEQLQRHYMGHTDDIKCLAVHPDKITIATGQVAGTSSDGKQLAPHVRVWDSVSLNTLHVLGAGFFDRALVCLAFSKSNGGNSLCVVDDSNDHVLSVWDWQREDRLAEVKCSNESVFAADFHPTDSNIIVTCGKSHLYFWTMEKGILVKKQGLFEKQEKPKFVLCVTFAENGDAITGDSSGNILVWGKGTNRISHVIQGAHEGSIFAVCMLRNGTLVSGGKDRRLVSWDSSYQQIQTVEVPELFGPIRTIAEGRGETVLIGTTKNFVLQGSLDGEFTSITQGHTDELWGLAVHPWKPQFLTCGYDRQVCLWDSSSHQLIWIKNIEDTAQSAGFHPSGAVVAIGTQTGRWLVLDTDSKDLVTVHTDGNEQLSVMRYGPDGNFLAIGSHDNYIYIYAVVENGRKYSRVGKCSGHSSFITHLDWSVDAQYLVSNSGDYEILYWIPSVCKQVVSVENTRDIDWATCTCTLGFQVFGLWPDGSDGTDINAVCRSNDRSLLVTGDDFGKVHLLSYPCSQFRAPSHIYGGHSSHVTNVTFLSDDSNLVSTGGKDMSVMQWRVV from the exons ATGACAGTGCATCAGCAGCCAGCAGTATGGAGGTGACTGACCGCATCGCCTCTCTGGAGCAGAGGGTCCAAATGCAGGAGGACGAGATTCAGCTGCTCAAGTCTGCTCTAGCCGACGTGGTCCGCAGGCTTAATCTGTCTGAAGAGCAACAGGCCATGGGGTCCCGTAGAGGACCCACCAAAG ACCCTGCTATGATGAAAAAATCTCCTTCAGCAGACAGCAGTGTTGCAAAGCCAG CCAGGCCAATGATTGCAACTCTGCCGTTACGGCCCACTGTAAACAATGGGACCATCCTACCAAAGAAAGGCAGTGGAACTCTGCCCTCcccatctggatctggatccaGAAAGGACACCAGCACAGCAGCCAACAAAAG CAGCACTGTAAGGAGAGCCAACTCAAACGAACATGTGGGGACCCTTACTCGGAAAGATTCGGGTGACTCCAAGGGCAATCGAACCCGCACTGGGTCCACAGGCAGCAACTCCAGCGGTAAAAGAAGTGACAG CAAACAGAGGGATCCAGTGTTCAACGCAG GGATGCGACGTGTGACCCACTGCAAAG AGGAAGGTTATGTGAAAATGTTCCTTAAGGGTCGTCCCATCACCATGTACATGCCCAAAGACCAAATGGACAGCTACTGTCTAGAGGCAAGAACCGAGCTGCCCAACAACAAACTCAAACTGGACTGGGT TTACGGTTACCGTGGTCGAGACTGTCGATCCAACCTTTATCTGCTTCCCACTGGAGAAACAGTCTATTTCATTGCCTCGGTGGTTGTCCTGTTCAATGTGGACGAGCAGCTGCAGAGACACTACATGGGACACACTGATGACATTAAATG TCTGGCTGTCCATCCAGATAAAATCACCATAGCAACCGGACAAGTGGCAGGCACCTCCTCGGATGGAAAA CAGTTGGCTCCTCATGTTCGTGTCTGGGACTCTGTCAGCCTAAACACCCTCCATGTTCTGGGTGCAGGCTTCTTTGACCGAGCACTAGTCTGCCTGGCTTTCTCAAAATCG AATGGAGGAAACAGTCTTTGTGTTGTTGATGACTCCAATGACCACGTCCTCTCCGTGTGGGACTGGCAGAGAGAAGACCGACTGGCTGAGGTTAAG TGCTCCAATGAGTCAGTGTTCGCGGCAGACTTTCATCCAACGGACAGCAACATCATAGTGACCTGTGGCAAATCTCATCTCTATTTTTGGACTATGGAGAAAGGCATACTGGTCAAAAAGCAAGGATTGTTTGAG AAACAAGAGAAGCCcaagtttgtgttgtgtgtgacCTTCGCAGAAAATGGAGACGCGATCACTGGAGACTCAAGTGGAAACATTCTGGTGTGGGGAAAAG GCACTAATCGCATCAGCCACGTCATTCAGGGAGCTCACGAGGGCAGCATCTTTGCTGTGTGCATGCTGAGAAATGGCACACTGGTGTCAGGGGGGAAAGACCGCAGACTTGTTTCCTGGGACAGCAGTTACCAACAAATACAAACAGTGGAG GTACCTGAGTTATTTGGTCCCATTCGGACCATAGCAGAAGGCAGAGGGGAGACTGTGCTCATTGGGACTACAaagaattttgttttacaagGCAGTTTGGATGGAGAATTCACATCCATTACACAG GGTCACACGGATGAATTATGGGGTCTGGCTGTGCATCCCTGGAAACCTCAGTTCCTGACCTGTGGATATGACAGGCAGGTCTGTTTATGGGACTCAAGCAGCCATCAGCTTATTTGGATCAAGAACATTGAA GATACTGCCCAGTCAGCAGGCTTTCACCCATCTGGAGCTGTGGTTGCCATAGGAACCCAAACTGGCAG GTGGCTGGTGCTGGACACCGACTCTAAGGATTTAGTCACAGTGCACACAGATGGGAATGAACAGCTGTCTGTTATGCGCTACGGACCAG ATGGTAACTTCCTGGCTATCGGTTCCCATGACAACTACATCTACATCTACGCTGTAGTAGAGAACGGGAGGAAGTACAGTCGAGTTGGGAAGTGTTCG GGTCATTCCAGTTTCATCACCCATTTGGACTGGTCAGTGGACGCCCAGTACCTCGTATCAAATTCAGGCGACTACGAGATTCTATACT GGATCCCATCAGTGTGCAAACAGGTAGTTAGCGTGGAGAACACCAGAGATATTGATTGGGCCACTTGCACTTGTACTCTAGGCTTCCAGGTCTTTG GTCTGTGGCCTGATGGTTCAGATGGCACCGACATCAATGCAGTGTGCAGGTCTAATGACAGAAGCCTCCTGGTCACTGGGGATGACTTTGGGAAGGTCCATCTCTTATCGTACCCCTGTTCACAGTTCAGG GCTCCCAGCCATATTTATGGTGGCCATAGCAGCCATGTGACCAATGTGACCTTCCTGTCTGATGACAGCAACCTGGTGTCGACTGGTGGGAAGGACATGAGTGTGATGCAGTGGAGGGTTGTCTGA